In Erigeron canadensis isolate Cc75 chromosome 6, C_canadensis_v1, whole genome shotgun sequence, the following are encoded in one genomic region:
- the LOC122602967 gene encoding uncharacterized protein LOC122602967, with translation MEATVSHDLWIWHAFFGPPGALNDINVLQQSPLFLPERMGTAPFCPFTVNEHTYRHGYYLVDGIYLTWPTFVKAYKYPTDPKEKMFKTAQESARKDVERAFGVLKGNWGILSRPFRQRSMKTIRNLVYACVIMHNIIIQDSGRAIYPVHIGDPVVQPNSARDALPEIRDEETHFCLRHDLKKHLATLNLPHLQSNDE, from the coding sequence ATGGAGGCGACAGTGTCTCATGATTTATGGATATGGCACGCATTTTTTGGCCCTCCAGGTGCTTTGAACGACATCAATGTGCTGCAACAATCTCCCTTGTTCCTCCCCGAGCGTATGGGGACTGCTCCTTTCTGTCCATTCACTGTGAATGAACATACTTATAGACATGGTTACTATCTAGTCGATGGCATATATCTTACGTGGCCTACTTTTGTTAAAGCTTACAAATATCCTACCGACCCGAAAGAAAAGATGTTCAAAACAGCGCAAGAGTCGGCTCGCAAAGATGTTGAGCGAGCATTTGGTGTTCTCAAAGGAAATTGGGGTATCCTTTCTCGACCTTTTCGCCAACGCTCGATGAAGACAATACGGAACTTGGTGTATGCTTGTGTGATTATGCACAACATAATCATCCAGGATAGTGGTCGAGCGATCTATCCAGTTCATATAGGGGATCCAGTTGTGCAGCCGAATAGTGCCCGGGACGCCTTACCGGAGATACGAGACGAGGAAACACATTTCTGTCTTCGGCATGACTTGAAAAAGCATCTTGCGACTCTCAACTTACCACATCTCCAGTCGAACGATGagtag
- the LOC122602966 gene encoding uncharacterized protein LOC122602966, whose protein sequence is MKKRIGSTVILDEPLEWSDDSSLAVFADAIDAEEATDTESSTARSRRKFVNRNRWAASERLHRDYFCEKPKYDEEFFEDRYRMPKHLFLKILVTGNPPDEYDEYLEMEQRTSRECLQYFCDAIVQTYSSEYLRRPTTHDILRLFEAQEKRHHLPGMFGSLDCTHLA, encoded by the exons atgaaaaaacgtATTGGTTCCACTGTAATCTTAGATGAACCACTTGAATGGTCCGACGATAGCAGTCTAGCGGTGTTTGCGGACGCCATTGATGCCGAGGAGGCCACCGACACCGAAAGTTCTACGGCACGGTCAAGGCGTAAATTCGTGAACCGCAACCGTTGGGCTGCTTCAGAAAGGTTGCATCGCGACTACTTTTGTGAAAAGCCCAAATACGACGAAGAGTTTTTTGAAGATAGGTATCGTATGCCTAAGCATTTGTTCTTAAAGATC CTCGTAACCGGCAATCCACCAGATGAGTACGACGAGTATTTAGAGATGGAGCAAAGAACATCACGTGAATGCCTTCAATACTTTTGTGACGCTATTGTTCAGACATATAGCAGCGAATACCTGCGTAGACCAACAACCCATGATATCCTCCGTTTGTTTGAAGCACAAGAAAAGAGACATCACTTGCCTGGGATGTTTGGTAGTCTAGATTGTACACATCTTGCTTAG